Below is a genomic region from Argiope bruennichi chromosome 3, qqArgBrue1.1, whole genome shotgun sequence.
atttttcatggatctgaaattttattcagcGGATTTACTTGTCTAAATAGAACACATCTGAAAGTGATGATAACTAAACATCTCTCTGCAAtcttactttgaaaatttttacttttatctagaaatatttaacttattaggAAAGAAAAATGGCTTGGAAGCTAGTAATTTGCTGTATTTTATATGCATCATTTGCAAATGCTGCCGTTGGAACTAACATTCACTCTTTGGACTTGATACCAAAAGTAGATTTTTTCCCCACAGAATTATTAGGCATCGAAGAAGAACAAGAACGTGACATCCTATTCGAAATCAACTGGACAAATGCTACAAATGAGACTTCAACGGAGTCTTCACAACCATTTCCAAAGGATTACTTTGTGACCGTCGCTTCCAGTGACTCTGGGATATTGGAAATAGTTAATTCTTCATATTCAAATTGCATCAATATAAACGATAAGCCTCACAATTTTACAATTGTTGTCAGGGGAGTGTTTTTAGGTTATACAAATGTGAAAGTAAGCTTAAAGGCAGCTACTAAAGGTTGTGGAGTCGAAGACAACGATGAATTAACCTCGATGGAAGAAGCACGTTCCCGAGATTTCGAGGTATTAGTTACTGTCATCAGACCGCCGTCAATATTGGTAAATAGTGTAACAGTTATTTTTGCTATTCTGGTtgcttttaatttcatcaatatgGGTGTGCAGCTTGACATGGAGAGTATAATGCAGGTGTTAAAGAAACCTGTGGGACCAGCTATTGGTTTTGCTTGCCAGTTCTTGTTCATGCCTTTGGTGAGtgtaatttacttaattaatcaCTAATAAAGTTACTCActttaaagtgaatattttagtgaaattgttttaaattattataatatctatctcttctaataataaggataagtgtgtgtgtgtgtgtgttttttagcGTTCTATAggtcagatcgtttgacctaacgtcaccaaatttggcgcatatatactttggaaggtggaAACGTGCTATTAGGtgtgattttcaatgaaattgtaaatagttttaattaattaaaaaactaagcGAAATTTCGACGTTTTTAACACTATAACTTCGGAAAAATTTTATAGTGTAAAACTGGTTTTTAtgttaacttaaaatacaaaatattatcttttcaatgatgctaatttaatattcatgtaaatttgttgggccagatcgtttgacttaACGTCACCAAATTTGgcgcatatatactttggaaggtggaAACGTGCTATTCGGtgtgattttcaatgaaattgtaaacagttttaattaattaaaaaactaagcGAAATTTCGACGTTTTTAACACTATAACTTCGGAAAAATTTTATAGTGTAAAACTGGTTTTTAtgttaacttaaaatacaaaatattatcttttcaatgatgctaaTTTAATATTCGTGTAAATTTGTTGGGTCAGATCGTTTGACTTAACGTCACCAAATTTGgcgcatatatactttggaaggtggaGTCTTGCTATTCGGtgtgattttcaatgaaattgtaaacagttttaattaattaaaaaactaagcGAAATTTCGACGTTTTTAACACTATAACTTCGGAAAAATTTCATAGTGTAAAACTGGTTTTTAtgttaacttaaaatacaaaatattatcttttcaatgatgctaatttaatattcatgtaaatttgTTGGGTCAGATCGTTTGACTTAACGTCACCAAATTTGgcgcatatatactttggaaggtggaGTCTTGCTATTCGGtgtgattttcaatgaaattgtaaacagttttaattaattaaaaaactaagcGAAATTTCGACGTTTTTAACACTATAACTTCGGAAAAATTTTATAGTGTAAAACTGGTTTTTAtgttaacttaaaatacaaaatattatcttttcaatgatgctaatttaatattcatgtacaTTTGTTGGGTCAGATCGTTTGACTTAACGTCACCAAATTTGgcgcatatatactttggaaggtggaGTCTTGCTATTCGGtgtgattttcaatgaaattgtaaacagttttaattaattaaaaaactaagcGAAATTTCGACGTTTTTAACACTATAACTTCGGAAAAATTTTATAGTGTAAAACTGGTTTTTAtgttaacttaaaatacaaaatattatcttttcaatgatgctaaTTTAATATTCGTGTAAATTTGTTGGGTCAGATCGTTTGACTTAACGTCACCAAATTTGgcgcatatatactttggaaggtggaAACGTGCTATTAGGTGTGATTTTcaacgaaattttaaataattttaattaattaaaaaactaagcGAAATTTCGACGTTTTTAACACTATAACTTCGGAAAAATTTTATAGTGTAAAACTGGTTTTTATGTtaacttaaaatgcaaaatattatcttttcaatgatgccaatttaatattCGTGTAAATTTGTTGGGAATTTTGGCTATGTTTTGAAACAAACGTTTATCActtttccaacaataaattatattgtggccctgaaattcaaaccgttttcattttttcattaaatcttgtaattttcttctttttttaaaagatagcgaagagagattttgtttaataacaGAGTAGTTTACAAAGGAATGAAAATATGACTGTAAAACagctaaaattagaaaatagataaaccagacatttacgtttttaaaagtTCTATATTGTAACgggactggtctccattagaaaggatTATGTACACAATGGACAGAggatatatatgaatatatgtattaatataaatcaattaaagcGTTTCTGTTAGCAATAACTTAGATTTTCTGATAGATAGTTTCGTTACAACTGGtcaacagaaatatatttatataatatagtttatattaatttgtaCATTTGGCAACGATATTCAATTGATATACTATGATATTACTAtggtattcaatttttttatgatgatatttaccaattattatttgaagaatattctgAATGTCAAcgtaaaaattacttaaaacatttAGATTAGAAATAGTTAAAACTAGTATTAatgcatttctattattattatgaaattattatctatgcatttcaagaaatgaaatagctgttttgaaatttcatcacaatcaaagtatttattacttgaaacaagtagaaattatcaaaaaggtgttaaaatttataaaatattacctaattttatcttattaatttcatAACATGAGCTTTCCAGATTAATGAATGAGAAATTGGAAACCATTTTAGAGAATTTACCAACATTATCTTCTTGACCTAGTGTAtcaaattgatttgaatttttcaacgTTTAAAGATTCTTTAATTGTACGAGagtctttaaaattcttaattatctttCTCATGGagagaagaagagaaaaaataaattacttttagcaCTAAAAAAGAAAGCGAatttataattccaaattatttacaaaaatgcacatttaatattaacagatttttacttttctctaaaatataagaACACATCTCAGAAACTAAGTCTTATCaatgactctccgacccgcccgaagacacacggataaagaaaactgaatgaccgaaccgccgcaactgcaacactggcgggaactgtggttgagtcctaagggccatcaccggccacgatacaactcttcccgaaggaagtacgtcccgtcatggATGGGATGAGCCAGATCCCCCACTTTTTTGTGTGCCCTcaagggtggcgagatccaaccaccatgctggaagcatctcatcctcctttcgaggtgccccccgaggGTCTCATCTGAGAAACTAAAAATTAcaataacttattaataaaatatttaatagagcatttttttcgtttttccaATGATTACGAACCGAGCATAATGTTCTGCAATTTAGTGCAACCAGTCATTTGATTTTgctcagttcagttcagttatattaacgtcccgtcccaaaatagtctaAAGCCGCAGTCCTACGACCTGTGCGTCTACAGACATGGCACATTTTCCCCTGtttcccctctcttgtggttttccggggttctttgatgtctgtggACGCGATTCGACGTTTCccacaaattgtcggtaaaatggaCATACATCAAACAACtccggaaaaccacaagagaggggaaagaggGAAAAGTGTGCCATATCTGCAGATGCACAATTGGTAGGAACGCGGCATTAAAGCTATTTTGGTACcggcctcgtcattttgaaccgtggtcagatgacgaggacgacaccgcCACCACCGTTTTAGCTTCCGCACCACAGCAGCGAGATatgtttggccctgacggatttagcggGACTAGAGCCGCTTACTTGGCGGTTCTTCAATGGGATTGGATCTCAAATTTTAAACCGAGACCTTAATCCTCGACCACCGCGGCCCCATTTGATTttgtaatatgtaattaaatcTGTTCTACATCAAACAACAAatcataagcaattttttaactaatgagaattgtttgaaatatttagtagcaatgcaaatgaaaacaaagaattatattAGTATTCgaattttgtgttaaataagatgaaaaaaatgagtGCCAAATAAAAGGAatcgaaaatttgaaatatatagaaaagcaaaaaattaaatgaaacacaaCACACCCGGAAAAAGCAATTTTTCGTCAGaactttcgaaaaataaattaaataattcaaaataaaatttccgttgatacagtattttatataatgcatttctcagatatttaatacatattttttttctttctgtgttgTATAACTCTTTCGTATCTTTCTCAAACAAAGGAGCGTGGATGTTGCACGTTGAAATCCAACTTTATCTCGTTCTTTGCTGAAGGTAACAATGACGCTTTCTACTCGTTCGAGCATTCTTTGGCCTGGAGATAATAAATCACTTCTCTTTCACGTTCCGTTCCTCGACCTTCATTATTTATACACGATTTGGGATGGTCATGAAAACGGTCTCGCTAGGAGAAATCGTATTCTTTGACAGAATATTGATCATGCATTagggttaaaaataatataaatgattttgaatgtaGAAACGAACagcattgcaaatttttaatttttttgaaagagtagataatatatataagtgaaagtgaaaattcttaaacaatttaTAAGTTGTTGAATTGTAAacactttaatgtttttttttttttttcaaattttatttacaaatattatgaagcaGCAAAAAGATTTTAGTGACGATTCCGTGATATaatgattcatttctttattataatcagcgatagtggtctcccaaaaactttctcgcacacttttttaataaatttgtcatgcattaatagtatgcatgacaaaattatttttaattgttcttagCTATTGTACGTCTTACATGGCTTTGGCGTAcaacagctacgaaatattaacttttggcttgaatataacatttttactcaatctaccGTCTCACCCTTGGCgaggtttttggcgattaatccctggcatgcattaatagtgTGCAAAAaccgaatttgagttttagacacgtttttctcaaccgattgaaacaatgatttgatacaaaacttcatttgtagtcacaaattcccgcactaaattcgatatatttacgtcattgcgtttttaaattatttttgaaagtatagacTCGAAGATAGACaatccgtagttggatttggatcaaaacttgataggtgtctacaatatGGATGttgaatatatgtaaattttatccatctagctctcttcgttttgtaattatagtgttaacttcttcttctattcgaacagctggactgACGGACCCTATCTGAACAGataatactcaaaattttatggaaatttgtaAATTCGGTgcaaaaaccgtataccaaattttaaccgtcaAGCTCAAATttttttcgagttatctttgtcacagacagacagatggacattttccaaaaacgcgtttttggaaaaggaaatataaaacggAGAAGGATCTAAAGGAGAGTCAAAGAGGATCAAGGCTCTGGAAtggaaattaaaggaaatctAAAACGTGAAACGTAAATTGTGAAAATCTCGATTCCGAAttcttttttgacgattactatactttctctgtactacgtatacaagaaaataaaaatgcctgTTTCCACcgattggaaaaattatttagtcTTTAGCCTTGTCACTACTAGTGAACGAAAATATCATGAacgttttaaatcattttatttgattcCAGTTGTTAGTCGcaatgtttgattaaattttctgccgttctttcaaaaatattaataacttaaggTTACGCTTATATTAGGTTAAATGTTATCCGCAATTGGAAGCCTCACTTGATTCATCATGTCCAACAGTCAACAATGACAAAAATGGTCCCATTAGAATTATTGCTTGCCATTATCCAAGAAAATTATCTGACAATAAATTGTCAACAGACGATAAATGGATTTAACATAAAATCTGCTTAGTGGGAAAATTaactttgaatgattttttaaagaaatcgttTGCGCAACTTATATTCtcatttaagtaataaaagtgctattgacaaaagaattttgtgtattataataactaaaacattttttacattaaaaataatatacgtaatttttaaaaaaaatgtgttattttaactgCGTATTGGCATTTTGTCAATaccattaaatgtatttttattttctcgcatttAATGTTTACATCAGTGAGTCATCAACAGCTGATTTGATGCATGATTGTTGCTATCTTTTTTGTTagcgtttcaaattttaatccaaatactGAAACATGAGGAAGATGTCATTGAAAGTTTCAGGATAGACaatcaaattaacatttttaaaaattaattaaaggtataaaaatagtttcatttgaaCAACATTAAATTTATCATCTAGAACACAAATTTCCTTTGCTTcttaaaagagttaaaataaaaaaaaaatgaaaaagaagaaaattaagaaataaggtCCAAAATAGTCgtacatacaaataaaattcccatttattcatcaaacttgaaattttatatttttagaagaatatttcattatccttgcttcatatttatttaatttgattgtaaaattatgctgataatgtaatgaaatatcaaatgaattttttaaaaaatattctttgcaaaatttgtctttttataaaaatttatttttataaatttttttttatctaaatcaaaAATGCCAAGTTCAAACTCCTAACAACACAAGGTCTAAATTCATGTGattcgaaaataaaaaggaatttccaTTCTTTTGTAGAaacaatagtttatttaaaaaaatatttaagtattgcAAAGATAATAATTCACATGTTCAGTTTTATGATGATTAGAATCTCTGCTCTGCCATCATTTCTCCCTTTCTTTGAAGGATAACTTAAGCCCGCTATGATTCATTTCAAAGATTATCGaagataaatatcaataatagtGCATCTGGCGGGAGATTGATTTCCTTTAATAAGTGAAAACCATTACTTTCTCCGATAATAATTTTCACAAACCAATTTTCACAGTATTTTCAAACTTGGCaggcaaatatttgtaaaattcaggtTTACCAATTTCTCTGAACTTTCTTTCGGATCTGAATAGTATCGGATATCAAGGTTCTACATTTGCATGTGGTTAGGTACAGATTTTATCTAATTACGCCACTTTGCATAACAAAGTTTGAATTAAGCTCTTAAACTTTagtaattgtaagaaaaattttctttagaaaattgcatttatatccTTTTACTTTCCCAGATATTTTCACATTACGATATTAAATGATCGAGATTAATTTTGCTTaggagaaaataattgtttttgttcgataccaaaaatattctcttaaacattttttccaaTTCATAGTATCTCATATCAAGTTATATCTATTATCACCATTATTCAAAACGTCATATTAACAATTTACTAAAATCTGATTATAATttgattgatgaaaaatattaatgcaaaatgtttGTATAAGATACCAATAtctgttctaatatttttttatatgtgagtGTTCTATGTTAACATAAAAGGCGTTATGACACAGGTGGTTTCAAAAGTTACCTCAAAGCggtgttatttatattatttctcccAAATTTTAGCCCCAGCTCCTTCTGTTAatcatttccttttcattttgtgCAGGCCTCTTTTGGCATCAGCCATCTCCTGTTCGATGACAACAGTCTGAGGTTGGGGCTATTCACGCTGGGATGTTCTCCAGGAGGGTCCATGAGCAATTTCTGGACGTTGCTCTTCGATGGTGATGTTAACCTCAGTGTCACCATGACTTTTATCAGCACAGTGGCAGCTCTAGGTTAGTtaatctatgtatttttttttcagtccgtCCTTCTTATTATGAgtagcagaaataatttttttggctgTTCAATAAAAACATGCCCTTATCAactagaaaaatgataaaataaattaataaaaatttaccaaataGTTACCATTTTTCATTGTTCCCTTTGTTTTTCAGTGTTtatgatacatttattttaaattgttaaataatgtttttatgtaatgattctaaatataataacatgcatattgtcataaaaaaatattgcgagTTCTCTATCAACTGTTATTTTTTGAATCCGTACAATCCGATTATGTAAAATCAATCAT
It encodes:
- the LOC129964209 gene encoding hepatic sodium/bile acid cotransporter-like, producing the protein MAWKLVICCILYASFANAAVGTNIHSLDLIPKVDFFPTELLGIEEEQERDILFEINWTNATNETSTESSQPFPKDYFVTVASSDSGILEIVNSSYSNCININDKPHNFTIVVRGVFLGYTNVKVSLKAATKGCGVEDNDELTSMEEARSRDFEVLVTVIRPPSILVNSVTVIFAILVAFNFINMGVQLDMESIMQVLKKPVGPAIGFACQFLFMPLASFGISHLLFDDNSLRLGLFTLGCSPGGSMSNFWTLLFDGDVNLSVTMTFISTVAALGMMPLWIFTLGASLFREKEASIPYMNMVGSLLGLTFPIIIGLLIKKYSPKLTRISLKIIKPFTIIIVLFGITFASYVNRFVYYLFTWQVVVAGLSIAWGGYCFGALVSWIFRLDRAQIIAISIETAFQNPAVAFVLLLLTLPQPGADLASVPIVAQLMLTGIPMWVVLLGIKIYKKINRYNERGSTGQIAKPQIDTVQNTYLAVETNPPEEKVYYESRANKVGIERYSIQS